From Ruminococcaceae bacterium KH2T8, one genomic window encodes:
- a CDS encoding Acetyl esterase/lipase: MGILEAKAEAERKTFIKNCIGFDTPRLESETYPDGLDNEFDLEYSAGLTLDIYTPQAAREGHAFLLVHGGAFVYGHKELDKCFGMHLALKSGIRVVNINYTLMPDNDLHGLLSQIMKAVRFIQERLHIEHIHTVGDSAGGYLSLITSMLINSEVMRKECGLDAHISATADSANMICGLYKTSPRTFAGIYFDREGKMPSYIYDLSKAVTRFGCPRAVLVTGDKDFLEKENIGFEKFLKDAGIPVKFMDAVSADGRDMFHVYPIANPTWPEGEKTIQMISDNANGR, encoded by the coding sequence AATCTGAAACGTATCCGGACGGACTCGATAATGAGTTCGATCTCGAGTATTCAGCCGGGCTCACCTTGGATATATATACTCCCCAAGCGGCCAGGGAAGGACACGCATTTCTCCTTGTCCACGGAGGCGCTTTCGTATACGGACATAAGGAACTCGATAAGTGCTTCGGTATGCATCTGGCATTAAAGTCCGGAATAAGAGTCGTTAATATCAACTACACCCTTATGCCCGATAACGATCTTCACGGATTATTGTCTCAGATCATGAAGGCCGTCCGATTCATTCAGGAAAGACTTCATATCGAACATATACATACAGTCGGTGACTCGGCAGGCGGATATCTCTCACTTATAACATCGATGCTCATAAATTCCGAAGTGATGCGAAAAGAGTGCGGACTTGATGCTCACATATCCGCAACGGCCGACAGCGCCAACATGATATGCGGACTTTATAAGACATCCCCGAGGACTTTCGCCGGGATCTATTTTGACCGCGAAGGCAAGATGCCTTCTTATATCTACGACCTTTCAAAGGCTGTCACGAGATTCGGATGTCCCAGAGCCGTACTCGTGACGGGAGATAAGGATTTCCTCGAAAAGGAGAATATAGGATTCGAAAAGTTCCTAAAGGACGCCGGGATCCCCGTGAAGTTCATGGATGCGGTATCTGCTGACGGCAGGGACATGTTCCATGTATATCCTATAGCCAACCCCACGTGGCCTGAGGGCGAAAAAACGATACAGATGATCTCCGATAACGCTAACGGAAGATAA
- a CDS encoding Riboflavin transporter FmnP → MSEISTTTVSTRRVMITKITCTAIMTALAVVLMYLEIPLPFMPPFLKFDFSEVPVLIGSFALGPIYGVVIELLKNLIHLPATGTMGIGEASNFLTGSIYVFTAGSVYKKIKTRKGAVISMLVATLALAVIACPLNFFVTLPLYGKVLNFPTEAIVAMSNAVNPLITTKNSLILWGFLPFNLFKGTVVSFITFWVYKPISNLINRIANQTQK, encoded by the coding sequence ATGTCAGAAATTTCCACCACCACTGTATCCACGCGCAGGGTAATGATCACTAAGATCACCTGTACAGCCATCATGACGGCTCTCGCAGTAGTACTCATGTATCTTGAGATCCCGCTGCCCTTCATGCCGCCGTTCTTGAAGTTCGACTTCTCCGAGGTGCCCGTGCTCATCGGTTCTTTCGCACTCGGTCCCATATACGGCGTAGTGATCGAACTTCTTAAGAACCTTATCCACCTTCCCGCAACGGGAACAATGGGTATCGGTGAAGCTTCAAACTTCCTTACTGGGAGTATCTATGTCTTCACTGCAGGTTCAGTCTATAAGAAGATCAAGACGCGAAAAGGAGCTGTCATCTCCATGCTCGTTGCAACATTGGCACTTGCAGTTATCGCATGCCCTTTGAACTTCTTCGTTACGCTTCCTCTTTACGGTAAGGTATTGAACTTCCCTACAGAGGCTATCGTAGCTATGAGTAATGCGGTAAATCCCCTTATCACTACAAAGAACAGCCTGATCCTCTGGGGATTCCTCCCTTTCAATCTCTTTAAGGGAACGGTAGTATCATTCATCACTTTCTGGGTATATAAGCCGATCTCGAACCTGATCAACAGGATCGCCAATCAGACACAGAAATAA